A genome region from Megalobrama amblycephala isolate DHTTF-2021 linkage group LG16, ASM1881202v1, whole genome shotgun sequence includes the following:
- the zgc:113279 gene encoding NF-kappa-B inhibitor zeta, producing MVSSKVEVTGREMLPEDTEQRDNSCDGSPLSAEPSSGSSGSNLQMQYRSGDSNAKKNCQIGPKKHKSTSEKKYLGVRVKMPVRDMLRNIRIAKGIDPKDLQGKHSKAAKGDKKRVTTGGNRRRFLKKHQTKGLEELAIIVEVLEEDLKTCQSYRLPNKTRSASYSSEFWVEEASQQGLVNTYGPENEIPRSPSYSVPSETSPVHSVCSSYPSPTYSQGADVFFGNQEEHSIYESDKYRYDNLYGMSCSPANSCEYQAPSPQESFRASPNPEVWEAFPQKMKCLPWPHSQQEEWSSVTFFWTQMEREETMLKEISDRELLAVDENGKTLLHRVVEEGKRSLVYVIARRMVALKKLDIKDSEGKTPLHLAAQKNQHFMVADLVSLGANVNAKDRYGKTCLHLSAENGYIRVLEVLKGLMRIGLYINLEERDANGLSALQCAAVALNHTVRELELCESAGHLRLHTLRKEQMMETLECLFQMECCTHAPDHGLLNLMNTGVDSKPSEQAAFFQSNKIKVSNNMI from the exons ATGGTGAGCAGTAAGGTGGAGGTCACAGGGCGCGAGATGCTGCCTGAAGACACTGAACAGCGCGACAATTCATGCGACGGGTCACCGCTGTCAGCAGAACCCTCTTCAGGTTCAAGTGGGTCGAATCTACAGATGCAGTACCGGTCAGGGGACAGTAACGCCAAGAAGAACTGTCAAATAG gaccaaaaaaacacaaatccaCATCTGAAAAGAAATACCTCGGGGTTAGAGTGAAAATGCCAGTACGGGACATGCTCAGGAATATACGGATTGCCAAGGGTATTGACCCTAAAGATCTGCAg ggaaaACATTCTAAGGCAGCTAAAG GGGATAAGAAACGAGTTACCACAGGAGGAAACCGGAGACGTTTTCTG AAGAAACATCAAACAAAGGGTCTGGAGGAGCTTGCTATTATAGTAGAAGTGTTGGAGGAGGATCTTAAGACCTGTCAGTCATACAGATTGCCAAACAAAACCCGTTCAGCCTCATACTCTTCAGAGTTCTGGGTTGAAGAAGCATCTCAACAGGGTTTAGTGAACACATATGGTCCGGAGAATGAGATACCTCGGTCTCCAAGCTACTCTGTACCCTCTGAAACCTCCCCTGTCCATTCTGTGTGCAGCTCTTACCCGTCCCCAACTTACAGCCAGGGTGCTGATGTCTTCTTTGGGAATCAGGAAGAACATAGCATTTATGAGTCAGATAAGTACAGGTATGATAATCTATATGGAATGAGCTGCTCTCCTGCAAACTCATGTGAATACCAAGCGCCCTCCCCGCAAGAATCATTCCGTGCCAGTCCCAACCCAGAAGTCTGGGAGGCTTTTCCACAAAAGATGAAGTGTCTACCATGGCCACATTCTCAGCAGGAGGAGTGGAGCAGTGTAACCTTCTTCTGGACTCAAATGGAAAGAGAGGAAACAATGCTGAAGGAGATATCTGACCGAGAGCTTCTTGCTGTAGACGAAAACGGAAAGAC TCTTTTACACAGAGTTGTTGAGGAGGGAAAGCGATCCCTTGTGTATGTTATTGCCAGAAGGATGGTGGCTCTGAAGAAACTAGATATCAAAGATTCAGAGGGAAAG ACTCCCCTTCATCTTGCTGCACAGAAGAATCAACACTTCATGGTGGCTGATTTGGTGTCACTTGGTGCAAATGTCAATGCGAAGGACCGATATGGGAAAACATGTCTCCATCTCAGTGCAGAGAATGGATATATTCGAGTCTTGGAG GTCCTGAAAGGTTTAATGAGAATTGGTCTATATATTAATTTGGAGGAAAGAGATGCAAAcg GGCTCAGTGCCTTGCAGTGTGCAGCAGTGGCTCTTAACCACACTGTGCGGGAACTGGAGCTGTGTGAGTCTGCAGGCCATCTTAGACTGCACACCCTTCGCAAGGAGCAGATGATGGAAACGCTAGAGTGCCTCTTTCAAATGGAGTGCTGTACACACGCTCCG gaTCATGGTCTCCTCAATTTAATGAACACAGGTGTTGATTCCAAGCCGAGTGAACAAGCAGCCTTCTTTCAGTCAAATAAAATCAAG GTCAGCAACAACATGATTTAG